The genomic region ggacctACCACGactctttctccctggagggatagcacagccttccccaccttcctctggcaagtctctttcctgggtggctgCACTGCATcagcaagggcctgggctgccaGGAACCAGGATTGATCCTCAGGTTCTGGCTGTCCTGAGATGGCCTCCCTGGCAGAGTCCAGCCTGCCAagtgtctgagtgacacttgcagccatcaggaaggaggggataactCAGAAGTGACAAGCGATTCATCTGGTCCTTGCTTACATGGTGTTTCCTGGGGATGAGGCTCAAAAGGCCGGGTGGTGACCCTTTAGCTGTTGGTTATCAGGCGGGTTCTCCGGTTGAGCCAGACCAGTGTCTGTTGGACACCAACATGGGGAGCATTTCCGGATTATACTTGGTGAGGCTGTGTCCATGCACATCCACAGAACATTAGTTTGGTGGCATTGCCCGCAGGACCCCCAACTCACACCCTTCTTAGGCCTCATCTTTCCAACTTCCCAACAGGAAAGGTTCACACCTCGATGACagaaccacagcacaagactgtggaaaTGACCCCAGTCACCCCAGGGGCTACATGCTTCATGGGCTCGGGCCCAGCTACCACTTTAGGAAAAGCCAGTCAAATTACACCAGAGTGTATAAACTGGTGAATGTCCAAGACCATGGACCAGAGAACCACACAGGCCCAGAGGTCACCCTGGGCAGCAAGGAACACTGTGGGGTCATTCCTGGTCAGAAGGATGGTCTGTTATCCTGGAAAACCATAGCTCACCAGGGATCCATCAGGTCCAGCCTGGAAGGAGTGGCCACGATGGACCTGACAGAAAGGCTAggggcatctagggaatttctgccctaagaAAGAATTGCATGCGGAAGTGCAGGGATGCTAAAAATCCTACTTCCCAGGGAGAACCAGGTTTAGTGGAGGGAGGCCCAGCTGTGGTGCTAAAAGCTGCCTCCCCAATCTTTCCCcttggagagaaaataagcagGAAATGGGAATCAGAGTCTCAGACCAGAATCCCAGGAGGACCAAGCCCAGGTCAAATGTGAACAGGGAGACCctagagaggcccagagagggagagtcctGACCGCCCTTAGTCTATGtgcacaggaccttcctctaGCCTCTCCCTCTCCACGTGCACACTTTGAGGTTTTACAGGATTTTCCCCACTTACAGTTGATGCAATTCTagggactgaatcagaaaacaagtccccatttgggcaagaggaactgggaaaatgttccctcgTCCTCCAAGTGCAGGAAGGCAGCCACGGTCCTGGGCAGGAATTGTGCTAGGCACAGGCCAGGGCCAGCTTTTTTGTTCTTctggaaggttagctctgagctaacatctgcagccagtcctcctatttttgctgaggaagactgaccctgagctaacatccgtgcccatcatcctctactttatttgcGGGACACCTGCCAAAGCTTGGTTGGACaagaggtgcataggtctgcactcgggatctgtaccagtgaacctcaggccgccaaaggggaccatgggaactgaaccgctgcaccactgggctggccccaagcaagAGCTACTTTTAAAGACACCCCCGTTTCCGTGGCTGTTGTTCTGCCAGAGAAAGTCCCTCCAACGTCTCAGCCCCGGGAGATCGGAGGGGCCGCTTCTGCTCCAGGAccaggtgaaccacactgcaatgatcctgttCTCGGAGTGAGGGGGACACGGGactgtccttcagcagccagggagggCACTGGCACGTCTCCCTTCACCACATGCCCTGAGCTGAGGACTCTACGAGGTTTCTGAATTCAAGGAGGAATGTGAGATTCTGGATCTCATTTCCATGAGCACAGAGAGCGAAAGAACCACACGTCCACTCCCAGGCTGagacaaaaacagaaatttaatagaatacccaaacttagcatttatcattgacaacaaaaatatggccactccaaagagggaaataggcGCTGGGGAAAATGTGTGAGGGAGATGGGGGCGTCGTCCACTCCCTTGTGGCCTTCAGGAAATGGATCACAAAGTTTTCATTCATATCAgcatctgagaggtggccccGTGCACCTGAGTGTCCCCgttgtgtccctgctgtggttcagctggtctcaggagcgTCATCTGCCACCACCGCTGGGCTCTTTTTTAGGGGCCTGGTGTCTGGATAGATAGAGGAATTTCCTAGGGGGCCTCCCCCAGAATCACAGCAtactctcccccctccctgcaCCCTGTGTACCCTGTACCCCAGCCCTGGTGCTGagtgctcagtcagccaacagcaccccatttgaccctgacacaggggctggtatttagtgtcacccacttcacagaggaacaAACCAGTCCCAGAAATGCGAGGGGAATCGCCCATGACAGGACTGTTCAGCGGTGAAGCTGGGGCCCAGCACCACAGCTGTCCGACTCCCCTGTCCCAGACTTGGCCTGAATCTCTACtgagcccctggattcagccaCTGCCAGTCCAGACACTCACTCAGCCCTGGGCGGGAAGATGAGTGGCTCTTCTTCTCTttgaagaagagtcgaatctttctggtccactggtatcggggctccagctgagaggacaggctgtagctacaggacagagtggagctgtgggctcccaggagccacacctgagctgtgcctcccagagcctcccagcagctggagtcccagggccccaggagtcaccatgcagccagatctgaggctgaccaTGGAGTCACGGTCATGGACACTGGAGCTGGTCTGCAGAGAGAGTCCGCCCTGCCCTCACCCAACTCCTGCCCTGCCTCACCTTGCCTCCTCACTCAcgggctccacggcctggaatCAGGCCCCAAAGTTCTCGTCGGGttgcacggtgtacagatttgcaaCCTTCTGAACCAGCTTGATGTCCTTGATGAATTTGAAttcctgggacagaggaaggacaggatggagaaatggcctgggtgggggaccctacagggctcttggagggggtgaggagggggacaaggagccagtgtggggcctttgccaacttgggaaccctccttcccagcaattccagtcaggacgtgcctgttctcacagttggcccgaaatagatcctctaccaggaaggggtccttgatgccagcccttcccccatcCGCCAACGCCATAGGATCCCCAGCTGTGTATATCAAACTCTGCAAATAAATGTCCGACCCCAGGGATCGAGCTAGAGGGCTTCTTATGAAAGGGGGGCTCTCTGATTCCCACACACCCATTCTCACCACAGTGAGGCTGCAGCTCCTTACCACTTCCGACAGCTGAGCACATTCCCCTGGAAGACAGACAGCCAAAGTCCATCAggaacagcccccttagcccagaactagcccccatcccacctcttccagtgttgcactgctgccagtgggcaggcccttccagagaccggacttggacctgggccaggctctgggctctaGACCTtggggcagaggagctgagaccttgtaatctaaccctctctgatgacacatggggagactgaggcctcaggcaggaagggacagctcagccaatgaTGTGCTTCCTCACTTGGAGGGGCCcaacttctcttccctcatgggcagggccagaaggagaggctgagtccagctcagacaccacctcctgtgGCCACAAagccaggcagctctgagcctcagcagcccagggagcccGGATGGCGGCCTAGGCAGAGCCTCCCATTACTCATTGCTGAGATGGGCCTGATGCCCTGGCttccacaggaggctgggaggctctgcagataggacctttccaagtgtgagagctcagggctcaggcaggactctctcctcccaaaccctcaggagcctgatcccacggccccacctccaggctcactcacctccacataataatcCGTCTCATCATGCAGCAGCTCCAGGTAACTGAAGATCATCTCAagggaggggatgacaccctGCACCATCaaggtggtgatggtgatgagtTCCAGCATTCAGGTGGCCCCATAAACCCTCCCCTGAAACCTCTTACCCCAgccacctgcccaccccaggctcccacaTACAGCAGCCTAggaccctcaggagcccccatcacacacaattccctcctcccctcccctccaggaacaccaaactcccCCAGTCACATCCCAGGCTGGCTGTGGGCCAATCCAAGGGGATGTGGCCCCTGACCCACCCCACCACAAAACCAtcctgctcccagcccttccaggcctcctcctgctcactgccaatgCAGGCACTTCAGGCTCGGTGGCCACAGCAGATGCTctggaggaggaaggaccctCTCCTGGGAGaggcctccagctgggagggggagctcCCTCTCCGCTGACTCCTGGGTACCTCCCACcaggcaccctcacctgctgccacCGCCTCTCCCGGTTTCCATGGTGGGCCCTCTGTGCAGTGGCCAACACTGTGGTAGCCTCCTGTTGTGGACCAGGACAGGGTCAGAGAAGCCATGCTCCCCTCCACATGTCCCCCAAGGCCACTGACCTCATACCttggccatctggctccagtcccctgcAGCCTATGCTGTTCctgcctccagggtgctctgattctagaccagtcccggctccaggactcactcctgtgtgatcttgggcctgcccaggcctcccagagcctctttcttcctcaggaaagagtggggagaacTCCACCTGCATCCAGCGTTCTCCTGAGGACTCTGTGTCATCTGACTGTCATCACtactctcccctcacctctcgaggaggagccagcacaaatctcccattcctgtcctcccttggacgGTATCACCCCGCTGTGAGGCCTGCATCATgtcatctccctccatttcccagaggaggagaccgaggCCAACAGAGGGGCCCagacttgctcaaggacccactgaggagaggccactctccctcccagccagagtccctgtccccgctgccttcacccctcaccctgccccaccactgaccaTGGTCCCGacctctgcactcccagagtgtgtcccaacaacagccaaactgagacatggagggagagggcagagggtgttgGGGGGGCCGTGtggcatctccttcctgcccccctGACAGGGGTCTCTGAACCCCAGGATGGCCTTACCATAGCCTCACTTCCTAGGATGCACTCAGGATGTTCCCGGCCCCCTCCGgcacccctcctcccagatctCCAGCCCTAGGTCACCTTCAGGAGCAGTCTCCTGCTCACGTGCTGCTCTCCCCTGCACCACTTCTTAAAGGTGTAGGATCTCTCCCTGGgagagtggggaaagaaagaaagaaagactatggGGTGGTTGAAGGGCAAATCCCGTTTTTTTGAGATCCCAGAAGATCCAAACAGCCTAGGGCCTGGATGTGGGATTTCACTGGGATGCTCTGAGCCCCGAAGTCCCCATTGGACTGGGGAAGGGCCTCTCCTGTTGtgacctggggcctccattcccatatcTACCACACAGATCTGTTTTGAACACTCTCGGTTTCAGTTGTCTGGagatttctgttgctgcaaaggaaacacttgagaatctccaactgggctcaagtcaggatctgatattgaaggaaatgaatTCCTGGGCAGAACTGGTagcctaagggccctgagagactcagagacccaggaacCGGATCAGTCCGTGTCCCAGGCATTctctgtctcccaggtggtctcagctgactcCGGGGCCATGGAGACCCAAGGCCAGCTGCCAGGTCCACCTCACCctcgtggtgcttggatggagagcagcctacccacctggaaacttgtccccatGTCTCTTTGAGACGGTTAATGGCAGGGCTTTGCAGAACAGAAAGGATAGTatggaaggaagagaagtttCTGAGGCCTCGGCacccctggggaagggaagagattgagctgTGAGGGGCGGCTggagctctccagctctggattctgtcccctcatggacttctcctgtcctggatgagacagatgcccaggaaacccagggagggcacacctgggatccgacgagtaacactgccaggcacaaggatttttagctgaacacaaggaaggagcacaggaaggaagtgagcttgccaccaccaggacctcaagtcaaggtcagtgtgACCCTGGCAGGAGGGTCTAGGGACAGTGCAAGGACTCAGACCACAGACTTCAATCTCaagagctgagaaacaagaggcaattcccacgACTCCAGACAGGGCTTCCATTGGCCTCCCATGACTTACCTcggccacctgaatccacagctccaCCACCCTGGCCCTTTCCTGGGCTGTCATGCCCGGGGCCCCAAGGCACATAGCAATGACACTGTTGGCCAAGGTGTTCGTGTGTGCCACAGTGTCATAgatggtgggtgccaggtacTCGCGGTCCCTGTTGTCTCGCTGggaccagatggagcccaggcagtgggcaggcacCAATTTCTTAAACAGTTCCTGAGGTAGATTCAGAGTGTTGCCAGCACTGCCTCACCCCAGCTCAGCATCCACGGTCCCCCACGGGTCCCAGGCGGGTTGCAGACAGAGCGGGAGCTCATGAAGCAGAGGATGTGATCTCTGAGGTTTCTGGGactccctgggttttgtctgtgtccactgaaggTGCCAACACAAGATGACACGGGACACAGTGCAGTGCAGAAGGGAAggcatttgctcccagccccgtCTGACCTCCTCCAAGCTCTGAAACACAGCCCCCACCGGCCCACCCCAAGGGACATCTTCCACACATCCCAGTCCCCCTCGGGTCCCAAttcccattcccatgcacattcccctgaggcagggagaagcaccGGCTTTGTGTGATTATCTCCACTGGAGTCAGTACACATCATGTGCCTGATACGTGCTGAGGCTTTGAAGGCCCCCTGGGCACAGGCGTGATCagcccaaggacctggcagcacttcagtgaacTCCCTCCTGCACCAAAGGGCCAGACGctgcccaacttcctctctgttccacctcattcatcggcacagccaccccaTGCAGCAGGTGCCCTTAGTGTCCGGCTCTGCTGTGCACGTGGGGACAGCGAGCGCTTGGGGTTAAGAAAGTGCCCAAGTCACAGTGTTGGTAATGGGGGAGCAGGAATGTGGACCCAGATCATCAGATTTTGGGTCAcggaatggcaggtgtggggcagctcaTGGCACACGAAGGCAGAGACCCCTGCCCTGCAAGCCCCGCTgctcactgcctccatccttgtcagctgctctgccaccagcctgGGAGAGAAGTGCAAGAGGTTcggcttctcctccctcagctggttttcgttggtcacagcccagggtccaATGGGCTCTAGTTCAGGAGCTGACACTGGGGCTGAAGTTACTGGTGGCCCTTTCTCCAGCCCTGTAGAGTCCGATGCAGGTGATACAGGCTCAAACTCTGCCACAGGTGGTGGGGCCAGAGCTAGAGCTGGCTCTagctcaggggctggctctggctctggctctggctctggaagtggcaggagctttggagttggctctggagcaggataaaAAGAAAGTTTCACTCACACACCTGACAGTTTttgtgcctttccaaagacaggaaggactccactgcctttaagggaactctagcccatgaacctcaacacagtcttctcagactccagtcccctcacctttctgtttgGCCTCAATGGACTTGATgtgctccaggtggcctggcagaaggtaggcatggccctccacatgtgagccacgaaagctgacgtgcagagtggccagctgcagggtccaacAAGGAAACGGTAGGGcctccctgcaatcctgcccttggcccagccaagttcccagcaggaaatagatagcactggggggaggcagatgggccagagagtcagtggcgCTGCCTTTCTTTATACACTGCCTGCGCAAGGCACTCTTGTTATCATCTAGGCCCctgtgccagcccctccccctccagaggaggggcccagcccagccctgagcccccactggctgtcctggcagtggcaggcctgctcatccagcaggctgaacacagagtctgtgagagtctccTGTTCCCACCggcactctcctccccaagggtctagacacagcccaccccagccctccatgcacatgggccactggaatgaagactccagcagatctgtgagcagcttgctcacgcacctcctactatggacctggtGGTGGAGctcacaaggggtggatgtggagaaagggaggaagaaggagctgggactctgctgggattgGGTCTCTAGGAGacaactcagcccagcctcccttccggttctcagggggcctgggacccatgcacatctctctttgagtccagtcctgctggagtggaagccaccagaactcagccttcccatgggaatcacaagatgggtgagatgcagggttctcccagggCTGCGCCAGCCACAGCCTTCGTTCTCTCCCCTcaccctgtttgctagagacaggaggccctctGTCTGcacccaaagaccactcactttgggaggtggtgctgtcctccagcatcccgcacacaatgggccaagctgcctccatgtgtcccaaaggggatgagggcatcgcCTGGGATGTAGGGTAGACGGGACCTAGaaatgatgtcaagtgtgactgactctcagattagaggggaggcccagggaggctgtcttcttcatttattgagtgacacTTAGAGTGTCCAGATgtcctgcacacagtaggtccttgATAGACATTGTTAAATGAACTCCAAGCAGAACCAATCCAGGTGTCTGAGtaggcctggggcccctctgtgGCCCCAGAGATCCCTAAatggctacaccaaggacaagcaccaggacgaactggatggcatctcaaactccttgacagggtgctctctAGGtgtttttccaaactcaaaaagccacaagccagtgaagggagaggaggacTACTTTTCATGGGGggcagagaaataatcaccaccagcaaccacagcatggcccaccaccctctctgcagagccggaCACCAGGGAAGCACCTGGATGGCTGAgcccattcatccctgggagaaccctagcaagttcatcctctcccactccacgtttcagaggagccaactcaggctcagagagaagtgGTAACATTCCCAagacaagacacacagctggcagtgggctgAGTCACCACcgtgctgaggaggaggcgggcagtcacctgggaaacagctggtccaggacctggtgggatgtgctggagcctgagtagctgcAGAGCGAGGTggtgacactgcagaggactctaccggggaaggctggcagcacagactctgagagcctctgcatcctgcctgcctggagggcacgcatcctgTAGGCCTCAGTTATAGACAGAGTGGtctcatcttcactctgggtgggacAAGGAGGGACACAGGGTCAGGGCCACCACTGCAAGCCACCAGGATTATCAAGGTCTGCAGCTGACtcaggaactcctagcccctcccagacgGGTGCAACAGGAGAGACAGGggctcccacactcagcaaggctctgggctttcaaagtacaatctgactttggGCAGGCGAAGGATTCCACATTGAGCTCCCTCAAGGCCATTTGCTCACTGAGGGACAACAGACCTCCCTCTGTgaagagcaccagcccagtgaatcctcaacagacacACCTTCTCTAGAgagaacagaggcttaggcatgccaagtggcttctctaggtcctgtgggtcagaactgagaaccgcccaaaCTGAGGGCTGAGGACATCCCCTCTAACTTCCTGAGGCTTCATCGGACCCTGACCCGGAGGGAAATGTTATAtggccacctcacccctcccaggtctggaaacagtgtacagggcagtgacacgttctgagaatccctttgacCTCCAAAACATgctgatggttatttctcttacattaaagggagtttggagaccctccTTATCGAGGTTCCatgttccaaaaaaggcaaaattcaaagatactcagggcctagtgggaagtgacaacgacatcaacgttttctctaatcttcctagggaaatgcaaagagtgccctcctaccctcctatgcagttggtgaggaggagcagaagtccagattcctttgggaatgggactgtgggacactcaggggggacagccctgttagggtcccaggagaacggcagtttgaggttggattctgggccggccctggtcatctcagggtcCTGGGTAGGAAGAAGccttgtgcccactctcacctcagagcagccctagTTATTGATGGTGGCGCGGTGCAGCggcccctgtccagggagatggagtacccgaagccatccACCACCTCTTCGACCACCTCCTGTGTGCAGC from Equus caballus isolate H_3958 breed thoroughbred chromosome 24, TB-T2T, whole genome shotgun sequence harbors:
- the LOC111770275 gene encoding uncharacterized protein isoform X3 yields the protein MAKEATTVLATAQRAHHGNRERRWQQGVIPSLEMIFSYLELLHDETDYYVEGNVLSCRKWNSNSSRTSSWFRRLQICTPCNPTRTLGPDSRPWSP
- the LOC111770275 gene encoding ral guanine nucleotide dissociation stimulator-like isoform X1, coding for MRALQAGRMQRLSESVLPAFPGRVLCSVTTSLCSYSGSSTSHQVLDQLFPRSRLPYIPGDALIPFGTHGGSLAHCVRDAGGQHHLPNAIYFLLGTWLGQGQDCREALPFPCWTLQLATLHVSFRGSHVEGHAYLLPGHLEHIKSIEAKQKEPTPKLLPLPEPEPEPEPAPELEPALALAPPPVAEFEPVSPASDSTGLEKGPPVTSAPVSAPELEPIGPWAVTNENQLREEKPNLLHFSPRLVAEQLTRMEAVSSGACRAGVSAFVCHELPHTCHSVTQNLMIWVHIPAPPLPTL
- the LOC111770275 gene encoding ral guanine nucleotide dissociation stimulator-like isoform X2, with translation MRALQAGRMQRLSESVLPAFPGRVLCSVTTSLCSYSGSSTSHQVLDQLFPSAIYFLLGTWLGQGQDCREALPFPCWTLQLATLHVSFRGSHVEGHAYLLPGHLEHIKSIEAKQKEPTPKLLPLPEPEPEPEPAPELEPALALAPPPVAEFEPVSPASDSTGLEKGPPVTSAPVSAPELEPIGPWAVTNENQLREEKPNLLHFSPRLVAEQLTRMEAVSSGACRAGVSAFVCHELPHTCHSVTQNLMIWVHIPAPPLPTL